Proteins encoded within one genomic window of Thermoanaerobaculia bacterium:
- a CDS encoding ADOP family duplicated permease, translated as MKGFLVDLRHAARNLAARPGFAAAAIVSLAIGIGADTAIFSVVYGVLLRPLPYPHADRLVDVAEVDARGRSMRVSDANYLDLRDQSRAFDELGEYSAWDAAIATPAEAFRAKCAMVSRGFFEAFGAQPSVGRSFTAEERSPGGPAAAIVGDRFWRTHLGAARDLSGATIRIDGVPHAVVGVMPPGFPFPDGAQVWRARERFPWLPGRTAHNDRVVGLLRAGVPVARAQADVSAIARRLAAENGKRTDMQNAAVTPLRETLVGRIRPALLLLLGAAGALFLVGCVDVVALLLARAASRRREIAIRRALGAGRLDLVRTFLAEALGIAVPGGGLGILLSAALVGALARLAPPDLPRAGEIAVDAPVVAAAVLLAVFAAALLAVATAWSEFGSRLADVLRGNQSTGDRRTRRAQRVLSVGQLAMTAALLAGVALLGRSLTKLLDVPLGFDPKPVLTMTLYLPDADTLYLPGTDAGAFRARRKAQIAALLERLGRLPGVERVGATDSLPLGDGFPDGTFLLMAPGQALSSLSDFERLFRDPARTGSADYALATGGYFPAMGIPLLRGRLFDARDSADAPHVAVISETLARSRFRGRDPIGQTIEFGNMDGDLRTMTVVGVVGDVHPQRLEDPPEPVIYGNVAQRQKGPAVTVVLRSSGDPLRFADAARKAARELDPTVPVTIRSMDEVIAAAVASRRLGLVLLSLFSGAALVLACTGLAGITAYAIAQRQREMGIRTALGARPVSLLTLLLSEQARLVAAGIAAGTVLAVVFAGFARAILFGVEAADPVSLASSAAVLAACAAIAIVLPSLRLLRLPAAEALRQE; from the coding sequence ATGAAGGGATTCCTCGTCGATCTCCGCCATGCCGCCCGAAACCTCGCGGCTCGGCCGGGATTCGCGGCCGCGGCGATCGTCTCGCTCGCGATCGGCATCGGTGCCGACACCGCGATCTTTTCCGTGGTCTACGGAGTGCTCCTCCGGCCGCTCCCCTACCCGCACGCCGATCGGCTCGTCGATGTCGCGGAGGTCGACGCGCGCGGGCGCTCCATGCGGGTCTCCGACGCGAACTATCTCGATCTGCGGGACCAGAGCCGGGCGTTCGACGAGCTCGGCGAGTACTCCGCGTGGGATGCCGCGATCGCGACACCCGCCGAGGCTTTTCGCGCCAAGTGCGCGATGGTCTCCCGCGGATTCTTCGAGGCATTCGGAGCGCAGCCGTCGGTCGGCCGTTCGTTCACCGCGGAAGAGCGTTCCCCGGGGGGGCCGGCGGCCGCGATCGTCGGCGACCGCTTCTGGCGGACGCATCTCGGCGCCGCGCGCGACCTTTCGGGAGCGACGATCCGCATCGATGGCGTGCCCCACGCCGTCGTGGGCGTCATGCCTCCCGGATTCCCGTTCCCCGACGGAGCGCAGGTGTGGCGGGCGCGCGAGCGCTTTCCCTGGCTCCCGGGCCGCACGGCGCACAACGACCGCGTCGTCGGCCTGCTCCGCGCCGGCGTCCCCGTCGCGCGCGCCCAGGCGGACGTTTCCGCGATCGCGCGGAGGCTCGCCGCCGAGAACGGCAAGCGGACCGACATGCAGAATGCCGCGGTCACGCCGCTCCGCGAAACCCTCGTCGGGCGGATCCGGCCGGCGCTTCTCCTCCTCCTCGGCGCCGCCGGCGCTCTCTTCCTCGTCGGCTGCGTGGACGTGGTCGCGCTGCTGCTCGCCCGCGCCGCGTCGCGGCGTCGCGAGATCGCCATCCGACGCGCTCTCGGCGCCGGGCGCCTCGACCTGGTACGGACGTTCCTCGCGGAAGCGCTCGGCATCGCCGTGCCGGGCGGGGGGCTCGGAATCCTCCTCTCGGCCGCGCTCGTGGGCGCGCTCGCGCGCCTGGCTCCTCCCGATCTCCCCCGGGCCGGCGAGATCGCGGTCGACGCGCCGGTCGTCGCCGCGGCCGTGCTGCTCGCCGTGTTCGCGGCCGCCCTCCTCGCCGTGGCGACCGCCTGGTCCGAATTCGGGAGCCGGCTCGCGGACGTGCTCCGCGGAAACCAGTCGACCGGAGACCGGCGCACGCGGCGGGCGCAGCGGGTTCTCTCGGTCGGCCAGCTCGCGATGACTGCGGCGCTCCTCGCCGGCGTCGCGCTCCTCGGCCGCAGCCTCACGAAGCTCCTCGACGTGCCGCTCGGATTCGATCCGAAACCGGTGCTGACGATGACCCTGTACCTTCCGGACGCGGACACGCTCTACCTCCCGGGCACGGATGCCGGGGCGTTTCGCGCCCGGCGCAAGGCGCAGATCGCCGCTCTCCTCGAACGCCTCGGCCGGCTCCCGGGGGTCGAGCGCGTCGGCGCGACGGATTCCCTTCCCCTGGGGGACGGTTTCCCGGACGGGACCTTCCTCCTCATGGCTCCCGGACAGGCGCTCTCCTCGCTTTCCGATTTCGAGCGCCTCTTCCGGGATCCGGCCCGGACCGGATCGGCGGACTATGCCCTCGCGACGGGCGGCTACTTCCCCGCCATGGGCATCCCGCTCCTTCGCGGGCGCCTGTTCGACGCGCGGGATTCCGCCGACGCTCCCCACGTCGCGGTGATCAGCGAGACGCTCGCGCGGAGCCGGTTCCGCGGGCGCGACCCGATCGGTCAGACCATCGAGTTCGGCAACATGGACGGCGACCTCCGGACGATGACCGTCGTCGGCGTCGTCGGCGACGTGCACCCGCAGCGGCTCGAAGATCCGCCGGAACCGGTCATTTACGGGAACGTCGCCCAGCGCCAGAAGGGACCGGCCGTCACGGTCGTCCTCCGGTCTTCCGGCGATCCCCTCCGGTTCGCCGACGCCGCCCGAAAGGCCGCCCGGGAGCTCGATCCCACGGTCCCCGTGACAATCCGATCGATGGACGAGGTGATCGCTGCGGCCGTCGCGTCGCGGCGGCTCGGCCTCGTCCTCCTCTCTCTCTTCTCCGGCGCCGCCCTCGTTCTCGCGTGCACGGGACTGGCGGGCATCACCGCGTACGCGATCGCCCAGCGCCAGCGGGAGATGGGGATCCGAACGGCGCTCGGCGCCCGGCCGGTGAGCCTTCTCACGCTCCTCCTCTCGGAGCAGGCTCGTCTCGTCGCGGCGGGAATCGCGGCGGGCACCGTCCTCGCGGTCGTCTTCGCCGGGTTCGCCCGGGCGATCCTGTTCGGCGTCGAGGCGGCCGATCCGGTCTCCCTCGCTTCTTCGGCGGCGGTCCTCGCGGCGTGCGCGGCCATCGCGATCGTCCTGCCGTCCCTGCGGCTGCTGCGCCTTCCGGCCGCGGAAGCGCTCCGGCAGGAATGA
- a CDS encoding ABC transporter ATP-binding protein, with the protein MTAHPDSLIHMEGIRKVFYTDEVETHALSEIHLDIRKGEYVAIAGPSGSGKSTLLAIMGLLDTPTHGQYILNGKAVEDIGPSERARIRNREIGFIFQSFNLIGDLTVYENVELPLTYRGMSSAERKQRVHESLERVGMSHRTKHYPAQLSGGQQQRVAVARALAGSPSILLADEPTGNLDSRNAESVMELLRELHREGATICTVTHDPRFARHAERTIHVFDGRIVEETLAAEA; encoded by the coding sequence ATGACGGCACATCCGGACTCCCTGATTCACATGGAAGGCATCCGCAAGGTCTTCTACACCGACGAGGTGGAGACCCACGCGCTGTCGGAGATCCACCTCGACATCCGCAAGGGCGAGTACGTGGCGATCGCGGGACCTTCCGGCTCGGGGAAGTCGACGCTCCTCGCGATCATGGGTCTTCTGGACACGCCGACCCACGGCCAGTACATCCTGAACGGCAAGGCGGTCGAGGACATCGGTCCGTCGGAGCGGGCGCGCATCCGGAACCGGGAGATCGGATTCATCTTCCAGAGCTTCAACCTGATCGGCGACCTCACGGTGTACGAGAACGTCGAGCTCCCGCTGACGTACCGGGGCATGTCGTCGGCCGAGCGGAAGCAGCGCGTCCACGAGTCGCTCGAGCGGGTCGGCATGAGCCACCGCACGAAGCACTACCCCGCCCAGCTCTCCGGCGGCCAGCAGCAGCGCGTGGCCGTCGCCCGCGCGCTCGCCGGATCCCCCTCGATCCTCCTGGCGGACGAGCCGACCGGAAACCTCGACTCCCGGAACGCCGAATCGGTGATGGAGCTCCTCCGCGAGCTCCATCGGGAGGGCGCGACGATCTGCACGGTCACGCACGATCCGCGGTTCGCCCGCCATGCGGAACGCACGATCCACGTCTTCGACGGACGGATCGTGGAAGAGACGCTCGCCGCCGAGGCCTGA
- a CDS encoding HlyD family efflux transporter periplasmic adaptor subunit, whose protein sequence is MDIPRDTRKPRRRRILMAGAGALALLLVTLGLRRLKPAAPTVDRATLWIDVAKRGEMLRQVRGTGTLVPEVIRWIPAATDGRVEKILVLPGTAVKADTVILELSNPDVTLASQDAALQLKSAEADFISQKVKIEGQRLDEEASLATTEADYNQAARERDMNEKLFADGLVSSLVLENSRGKVKELAKRLEIEKKRVAMADESVTAQLASQKTAVEKVQALSAVRRDQAGQLKVRAGIDGILQQVPVEVGQRVAPGATLAKVAQPDKLKAELKIAETQAKDILAGQPAEIDTRNGIVAGTVSRIDPAVQNGTVTVDVAIRGPLPKGARPDLSVDGTIQLEKLENVLSIGRPAFGQEQSTVGMFVLEPGGKFASRVPVKLGRGSVNAVEVLDGLKAGDQAILSDMSRWDGFNRVRLE, encoded by the coding sequence ATGGACATTCCGAGAGACACCCGCAAACCGCGTCGCCGCCGGATCCTGATGGCGGGGGCGGGAGCGCTGGCGCTTCTCCTCGTCACCCTCGGGCTTCGACGTCTGAAGCCCGCCGCGCCCACCGTCGACCGGGCCACGCTCTGGATCGACGTGGCCAAACGGGGCGAGATGCTCCGCCAGGTGCGCGGTACCGGGACCCTCGTCCCCGAAGTGATCCGCTGGATCCCGGCGGCGACGGATGGAAGGGTGGAAAAGATCCTCGTGCTCCCCGGGACGGCGGTGAAGGCCGACACCGTGATCCTCGAGCTGTCGAACCCGGACGTGACCCTCGCCTCGCAGGACGCCGCGCTGCAGCTCAAGTCCGCCGAGGCGGACTTCATCAGCCAGAAGGTGAAGATCGAAGGGCAGCGCCTCGACGAGGAGGCGAGCCTCGCGACGACCGAAGCCGACTACAACCAGGCGGCCCGCGAGCGCGACATGAACGAGAAACTTTTCGCCGACGGGCTCGTCTCCAGTCTCGTGCTCGAGAACTCGCGCGGCAAGGTCAAGGAGCTCGCCAAGCGGCTCGAGATCGAGAAGAAACGGGTGGCGATGGCCGACGAGTCGGTGACCGCCCAGCTCGCGAGCCAGAAGACGGCCGTCGAGAAGGTTCAGGCGCTCTCGGCGGTGCGGCGCGACCAGGCGGGCCAGCTGAAAGTCCGGGCGGGCATCGACGGCATCCTCCAGCAGGTGCCGGTCGAGGTCGGCCAGCGCGTGGCCCCCGGCGCCACCCTCGCCAAGGTCGCCCAGCCCGACAAATTGAAAGCGGAACTGAAGATCGCCGAAACGCAGGCGAAGGACATCCTCGCCGGGCAGCCGGCGGAGATCGACACGAGGAACGGCATCGTCGCGGGAACCGTCTCGCGCATCGATCCGGCCGTCCAGAACGGCACCGTCACGGTCGACGTGGCGATCCGCGGGCCCCTTCCCAAGGGCGCGCGCCCGGACCTCTCGGTCGACGGGACGATCCAGCTCGAGAAGCTCGAGAACGTGCTCTCGATCGGCCGCCCCGCCTTCGGCCAGGAGCAGAGCACGGTCGGAATGTTCGTCCTCGAGCCCGGCGGAAAGTTCGCGTCGCGCGTGCCGGTCAAGCTCGGACGCGGTTCGGTCAACGCGGTCGAAGTTCTCGACGGCCTGAAGGCCGGCGACCAGGCGATTCTGTCGGACATGTCGAGATGGGACGGGTTCAACCGCGTCCGCCTCGAATGA
- the lon gene encoding endopeptidase La, translated as MSETLSLPVVPMRSAVLFPGVAVPITAGRKPTLRAIEAALARPEPLVFAVTQRQDVDDVTPEGLYTIGTIASIGAVQRGLGGTRLLLNGKQRGIAMRIAEKDGHLEATVLEAKEMLPLDPKDPAFVALHKEARERASELGKRSGVPEEVIEQILGEVGEPGRLADLVAGYVEIPTAERQGLLETLSVEDRLRRVLVFVQRQIGMIEAQEDIKTKVQEELGDRQREMYLREQMKAIQKELGEGEGSEEGVKELKEKLDALTLPEEVRKEIDREWSRLTRIQRESLEAQILRSYLEYVSELPWSTRSADHLDVGEASRILDEDHYGLKDVKDRIVEFLAVRQLRDAEARRAAESKESESPAGGAPKEPARAQASGKGRILLFVGPPGVGKTSIAKSIARAMGRKYVRISLGGARDEADIRGHRRTYVGALPGRILQGMKQAGTKNPVFLLDEVDKLGVSYQGDPASALLEVLDPAQNDSFTDHYLAVPFDLSEVFFIATANFLQNIPGPLLDRMEVVDFAGYTEREKLEIAKSYLVPRQLVDNGLRADQLSIDDGAIAEVVTGYTREAGVRQLERELGKLARKIARRIAGGEAGPFAVRAGDVAGILGRPKVHAEQKAAQDQVGIATGMYYTPAGGDIMFVEASLMRGKGEVVLTGQLGDVMKESARAAWTYARSHAAALQIDGEAFDRDVHIHVPAGAIPKDGPSAGITMATALVSALSNRPARSDVAMTGEITISGRVLPIGGLKEKILGAVRAGITTIVIPKANEPDLDDLTDEVRAMLTVYPVSELGEALSFTLRGATFAGGRLRFVSEEIPAAAAPLPEPAPLQSETPH; from the coding sequence ATGTCTGAAACCCTGTCTCTCCCCGTCGTCCCGATGCGGTCGGCGGTTCTGTTTCCCGGGGTGGCCGTACCGATCACGGCCGGGCGAAAGCCGACGCTGCGGGCGATCGAAGCGGCCCTGGCGCGGCCGGAGCCCCTCGTTTTCGCGGTCACGCAGCGGCAGGACGTCGACGACGTGACCCCCGAAGGGCTCTACACGATCGGGACGATCGCATCGATCGGTGCGGTCCAGCGCGGCCTCGGCGGGACGCGTCTGCTCCTGAACGGAAAACAGCGCGGGATCGCGATGCGGATCGCCGAGAAGGACGGCCATCTCGAGGCCACCGTGCTCGAGGCGAAGGAGATGCTTCCGCTCGATCCGAAGGACCCCGCCTTCGTCGCTCTCCACAAGGAAGCCCGGGAACGCGCGTCCGAGCTCGGGAAGCGCTCCGGCGTTCCCGAGGAAGTGATCGAGCAGATCCTCGGCGAAGTCGGAGAGCCGGGCCGCCTCGCGGACCTCGTCGCGGGATACGTCGAGATTCCGACGGCGGAGCGGCAGGGGCTGCTCGAAACCCTTTCGGTCGAGGATCGTCTGCGCCGCGTGCTGGTCTTCGTGCAGCGCCAGATCGGGATGATCGAGGCGCAGGAGGACATCAAGACGAAGGTGCAGGAGGAGCTGGGCGACCGCCAGCGCGAGATGTACCTCCGCGAGCAGATGAAGGCGATCCAGAAAGAGCTCGGCGAGGGCGAGGGGAGCGAGGAGGGGGTCAAGGAGCTCAAGGAGAAGCTCGACGCCCTGACGCTTCCCGAGGAGGTTCGCAAGGAAATCGACCGGGAGTGGAGTCGCCTCACGCGGATCCAGAGAGAGTCCCTGGAGGCCCAGATCCTGCGGAGCTATCTCGAGTACGTCTCGGAACTCCCCTGGTCGACGCGGAGCGCGGATCATCTGGACGTGGGCGAGGCCTCGCGGATTCTCGACGAAGACCACTACGGACTGAAGGACGTCAAGGACCGGATCGTCGAGTTCCTCGCGGTCCGGCAGCTGCGCGACGCCGAGGCGCGGCGCGCGGCCGAGTCGAAGGAATCCGAATCGCCGGCCGGCGGCGCTCCCAAAGAACCCGCCCGCGCTCAAGCGTCGGGGAAGGGCCGGATCCTCCTGTTCGTCGGTCCCCCCGGCGTCGGCAAGACGTCGATCGCGAAGTCCATCGCGCGTGCCATGGGACGCAAGTACGTCCGCATCTCGCTCGGGGGCGCCCGCGACGAAGCGGACATCCGCGGACACCGGCGGACGTACGTCGGCGCGCTTCCGGGACGGATCCTGCAGGGAATGAAGCAGGCCGGAACGAAGAACCCCGTCTTCCTGCTCGACGAGGTCGACAAGCTCGGCGTCTCGTACCAGGGCGACCCGGCGAGCGCCCTCCTCGAGGTTCTCGATCCGGCGCAGAACGACAGTTTCACCGACCACTATCTCGCCGTGCCGTTCGACCTCTCGGAGGTCTTCTTCATCGCGACGGCGAACTTCCTGCAGAACATCCCGGGGCCGCTCCTCGATCGGATGGAAGTCGTCGACTTCGCCGGCTACACCGAACGGGAGAAGCTCGAGATCGCGAAGAGCTATCTCGTGCCCCGGCAGCTCGTCGACAACGGCCTGCGCGCCGATCAGCTCTCGATCGACGACGGCGCGATCGCGGAAGTCGTCACCGGCTACACGCGAGAAGCGGGGGTCCGGCAGCTCGAGCGAGAGCTCGGGAAGCTCGCCCGCAAGATCGCCCGCCGCATCGCGGGGGGCGAGGCGGGACCGTTCGCCGTCCGCGCCGGCGACGTCGCCGGCATCCTCGGGCGCCCGAAGGTCCATGCCGAACAGAAGGCGGCCCAGGACCAGGTCGGGATCGCGACCGGCATGTATTACACGCCGGCGGGCGGCGACATCATGTTCGTCGAAGCGTCGCTCATGCGGGGGAAGGGAGAGGTGGTCCTGACCGGCCAGCTCGGCGACGTGATGAAGGAATCCGCGCGGGCCGCGTGGACCTACGCCCGCTCGCACGCCGCGGCGCTCCAGATCGACGGGGAGGCGTTCGACCGCGATGTGCACATCCACGTCCCCGCGGGCGCGATCCCGAAGGACGGACCGTCGGCCGGCATCACGATGGCGACCGCCCTCGTCTCCGCGCTTTCGAACCGTCCGGCGCGAAGCGACGTCGCGATGACCGGCGAGATCACGATTTCCGGACGCGTGCTCCCGATCGGCGGGCTCAAGGAGAAGATCCTCGGCGCGGTCCGCGCGGGAATCACGACGATCGTCATCCCGAAGGCCAACGAGCCCGATCTCGACGATCTCACCGACGAGGTGCGCGCGATGCTGACCGTGTACCCCGTTTCGGAGCTCGGCGAAGCGCTCTCGTTCACGCTCCGGGGAGCGACGTTCGCCGGCGGGCGCCTCCGTTTCGTCTCGGAGGAGATCCCGGCCGCGGCCGCCCCGCTCCCGGAGCCCGCTCCTCTCCAGAGCGAAACGCCGCACTGA